Proteins encoded by one window of Salmo trutta chromosome 17, fSalTru1.1, whole genome shotgun sequence:
- the LOC115151707 gene encoding NADH dehydrogenase [ubiquinone] 1 alpha subcomplex subunit 7 produces the protein MATATKIIQRLRNLLSGHDLQAKLQLRYGEIAKRTLPPPKLPVGPSHKFAFNYYNGRDGRRESAPAMVVMTCQKALTACQALEVPAKCPVTPGNVPRELTLSADQPYL, from the exons ATGGCTACTGCTACAAAAATTATCCAGAGGCTCAGAAATCTTTTATCGGGG CATGATCTACAAGCAAAGCTACAGTTGCGTTACGGTGAGATTGCAAAGAG GACCCTACCACCACCCAAACTTCCTGTTGGGCCCAGCCACAAGTTTGCCTTCAATTACTATAATGGCAGAGATGGGCGTAGAGAGTCTGCACCAGCAATGGTTGTGATGACGTGTCAAAAGGCCTTGACTGCTTG CCAAGCTCTGGAGGTGCCAGCAAAGTGTCCAGTCACACCTGGAAATGTTCCCAGGGAGCTAACGCTGTCTGCAGACCAACCATACCTCTGA